The Prunus persica cultivar Lovell chromosome G7, Prunus_persica_NCBIv2, whole genome shotgun sequence genome has a segment encoding these proteins:
- the LOC18769723 gene encoding pyridine nucleotide-disulfide oxidoreductase domain-containing protein 2 isoform X1: MWRRSFSSSSSAGATSSLKDKKWDALVIGGGHNGLTAAAYLARGGLSVAVLERRHVIGGAAVTEELVPGFKFSRCSYLQSLLRPSIIKELELARHGMKLLKRSPSSFTPCLDGKYLLLGPNKDLNHSEISKFSKQDADAYPRYENQLQKFCEFMDPLLDSAPPESLQCESSCSVGDRIKNKMHNSMFWTRCLRQAATLGQKDMVDFMDLLLSPASKVLNNWFESDVLKATLATDAVIGTTRSVHTPGSGYVLLHHVMGETDGERGIWSYVEGGMGSVSLAIGNAAKEAGAHIVTCAEVQQLLINDSGTVNGVLLADGSQVHTSMVLSNATPYKTFKELVPDNVLPDDFINAIKYSDYSSGTTKINLAVDKLPQFKCCKLSHPDASPQHVGTIHIGSESMEEIHSACQDAVNGLPSQRPVIEMTIPSVLDNTISPPGKHVINLFIQYTPYSPSDGHWGDPVYRESFAQKCFTLIDEYAPGFSSSIIGYDMLTPPDLEREIGLTGGNIFHGAMGLDSLFLMRPVKGWSNYRTPLHGLYLCGSGTHPGGGVMGAPGRNAARVALEDVNKPLK; the protein is encoded by the exons ATGTGGCGAAGGAGCtttagcagcagcagcagcgcGGGCGCTACAAGTTCGTTGAAGGACAAGAAATGGGACGCTCTGGTCATTGGTGGTGGCCACAACGGCCTCACGGCTGCCGCGTACCTCGCACGTGGCGGCCTATCCGTCGCCGTCCTTGAACGGCGTCACGTGATCGGCGGCGCTGCCGTGACCGAAGAACTCGTTCCCGGCTTCAAATTCTCTCGGTGTAGCTACCTCCAAAGCCTCCTCCGCCCCTCCATCATCAA AGAACTAGAGCTGGCGCGGCATGGAATGAAGTTGCTGAAGAGGAGCCCCTCGTCGTTCACGCCTTGTTTGGATGGAAAATATCTTCTTTTGGGGCCAAACAAGGACTTAAACCACTCTGAGATTTCCAAGTTCTCCAAACAAGACGCCGATGCTTATCCAAG ATATGAGAATCAGCTGCAGAAGTTTTGTGAATTTATGGACCCCTTGTTGGATTCGGCTCCTCCTGAATCTTTGCAATGTGAATCATCTTGTAGTGTTGGTGACCGCATCAAGAATAAGATGCACAATTCAATGTTTTGGACTCGGTGTCTGAGACAGGCTGCCACCTTAGGCCAAAAAGATATGGT GGATTTTATGGACCTTTTACTATCTCCGGCTTCAAAGGTTTTGAACAACTGGTTTGAG TCAGATGTTCTGAAGGCAACCCTTGCAACAGATGCTGTAATAGGAACCACG AGAAGTGTCCATACACCAGGGAGTGGATATGTCCTGCTACATCATGTGATGGGAGAAACTGATGGTGAGCGTGGAATTTGGTC GTATGTTGAAGGTGGGATGGGTTCAGTATCCTTGGCTATCGGTAATGCCGCTAAGGAAGCTGGAGCTCATATTGTAACATGTGCAGAG GTGCAACAATTGTTGATTAATGACTCTGGCACGGTCAACGGG GTTTTGCTGGCTGATGGTTCACAAGTGCACACTTCAATGGTTTTATCAAATGCAACCCCTTATAAAACATTCAAG GAGTTGGTGCCGGATAATGTTCTTCCTGATGATTTCATTAATGCAATTAAGTACTCTGATTACAGCTCT GGAacgacaaaaataaatttggcaGTTGATAAATTGCCTCAGTTCAAATGTTGCAAGTTAAGTCATCCTGATGCAAGTCCTCAGCATGTGGGGACCATTCATATTGGTTCTGAGAG TATGGAGGAGATTCACTCTGCCTGTCAAGATGCTGTCAATGGATTACCGTCGCAAAGACCAGTTATTGAGATGACAATACCTTCTGTACTGGACAATACTATATCTCCACCTG GTAAGCATGTGATCAACTTGTTTATTCAGTACACACCATATAGTCCGTCAGATGGTCACTGGGGAGATCCTGTTTACAGA GAATCATTCGCACAAAAATGTTTTACCCTGATTGATGAGTATGCCCCGGGGTTCAGTTCATCAATCATTGGTTACGACATGTTGACTCCACCAGACCTTGAGAGGGAAATTGGTTTAACAG GAGGGAATATCTTCCATGGTGCTATGGGATTGGATTCGCTCTTTCTCATGCGACCCGTTAAAGGATG GTCAAATTACAGAACACCATTGCATGGGCTGTATTTGTGTGGCAGCGGTACCCACCCGGGAGGTGGTGTGATGGGTGCACCCGGGCGTAATGCTGCGCGTGTGGCTCTTGAAGATGTTAACAAGCCCTTGAAATGA
- the LOC18769723 gene encoding pyridine nucleotide-disulfide oxidoreductase domain-containing protein 2 isoform X2, with translation MWRRSFSSSSSAGATSSLKDKKWDALVIGGGHNGLTAAAYLARGGLSVAVLERRHVIGGAAVTEELVPGFKFSRCSYLQSLLRPSIIKELELARHGMKLLKRSPSSFTPCLDGKYLLLGPNKDLNHSEISKFSKQDADAYPSVGDRIKNKMHNSMFWTRCLRQAATLGQKDMVDFMDLLLSPASKVLNNWFESDVLKATLATDAVIGTTRSVHTPGSGYVLLHHVMGETDGERGIWSYVEGGMGSVSLAIGNAAKEAGAHIVTCAEVQQLLINDSGTVNGVLLADGSQVHTSMVLSNATPYKTFKELVPDNVLPDDFINAIKYSDYSSGTTKINLAVDKLPQFKCCKLSHPDASPQHVGTIHIGSESMEEIHSACQDAVNGLPSQRPVIEMTIPSVLDNTISPPGKHVINLFIQYTPYSPSDGHWGDPVYRESFAQKCFTLIDEYAPGFSSSIIGYDMLTPPDLEREIGLTGGNIFHGAMGLDSLFLMRPVKGWSNYRTPLHGLYLCGSGTHPGGGVMGAPGRNAARVALEDVNKPLK, from the exons ATGTGGCGAAGGAGCtttagcagcagcagcagcgcGGGCGCTACAAGTTCGTTGAAGGACAAGAAATGGGACGCTCTGGTCATTGGTGGTGGCCACAACGGCCTCACGGCTGCCGCGTACCTCGCACGTGGCGGCCTATCCGTCGCCGTCCTTGAACGGCGTCACGTGATCGGCGGCGCTGCCGTGACCGAAGAACTCGTTCCCGGCTTCAAATTCTCTCGGTGTAGCTACCTCCAAAGCCTCCTCCGCCCCTCCATCATCAA AGAACTAGAGCTGGCGCGGCATGGAATGAAGTTGCTGAAGAGGAGCCCCTCGTCGTTCACGCCTTGTTTGGATGGAAAATATCTTCTTTTGGGGCCAAACAAGGACTTAAACCACTCTGAGATTTCCAAGTTCTCCAAACAAGACGCCGATGCTTATCCAAG TGTTGGTGACCGCATCAAGAATAAGATGCACAATTCAATGTTTTGGACTCGGTGTCTGAGACAGGCTGCCACCTTAGGCCAAAAAGATATGGT GGATTTTATGGACCTTTTACTATCTCCGGCTTCAAAGGTTTTGAACAACTGGTTTGAG TCAGATGTTCTGAAGGCAACCCTTGCAACAGATGCTGTAATAGGAACCACG AGAAGTGTCCATACACCAGGGAGTGGATATGTCCTGCTACATCATGTGATGGGAGAAACTGATGGTGAGCGTGGAATTTGGTC GTATGTTGAAGGTGGGATGGGTTCAGTATCCTTGGCTATCGGTAATGCCGCTAAGGAAGCTGGAGCTCATATTGTAACATGTGCAGAG GTGCAACAATTGTTGATTAATGACTCTGGCACGGTCAACGGG GTTTTGCTGGCTGATGGTTCACAAGTGCACACTTCAATGGTTTTATCAAATGCAACCCCTTATAAAACATTCAAG GAGTTGGTGCCGGATAATGTTCTTCCTGATGATTTCATTAATGCAATTAAGTACTCTGATTACAGCTCT GGAacgacaaaaataaatttggcaGTTGATAAATTGCCTCAGTTCAAATGTTGCAAGTTAAGTCATCCTGATGCAAGTCCTCAGCATGTGGGGACCATTCATATTGGTTCTGAGAG TATGGAGGAGATTCACTCTGCCTGTCAAGATGCTGTCAATGGATTACCGTCGCAAAGACCAGTTATTGAGATGACAATACCTTCTGTACTGGACAATACTATATCTCCACCTG GTAAGCATGTGATCAACTTGTTTATTCAGTACACACCATATAGTCCGTCAGATGGTCACTGGGGAGATCCTGTTTACAGA GAATCATTCGCACAAAAATGTTTTACCCTGATTGATGAGTATGCCCCGGGGTTCAGTTCATCAATCATTGGTTACGACATGTTGACTCCACCAGACCTTGAGAGGGAAATTGGTTTAACAG GAGGGAATATCTTCCATGGTGCTATGGGATTGGATTCGCTCTTTCTCATGCGACCCGTTAAAGGATG GTCAAATTACAGAACACCATTGCATGGGCTGTATTTGTGTGGCAGCGGTACCCACCCGGGAGGTGGTGTGATGGGTGCACCCGGGCGTAATGCTGCGCGTGTGGCTCTTGAAGATGTTAACAAGCCCTTGAAATGA
- the LOC18770653 gene encoding pyridine nucleotide-disulfide oxidoreductase domain-containing protein 2 isoform X2, whose protein sequence is MLWRRAFSTTAAKRHLTAKKWDALIIGAGHNGLVASAYLARAGLSVAVLERRHVIGGAAVTEEIIPGFKFTRCSYLYGLFRPSIARELELTRHGLKLLKPLASSFTPCLDGRYLLLGLNQEQDHLEISKFSKRDADAYTSYENQLHRFQKFVDFVLDSRTPETFPWEHSSIYDGLRNKWHKSAFWARCLQQVLSLGQKDMVEFVDLLLSPTSKYLNKRFESDILKGTLAVEAIVGSMVSIHNSGSGYVLLHHVMGEVDGDHNIWSHVEGGMGSVSLAISNAAKEAGVHIVTNAEVSQVMIGDTGIVNGVCLADGTQVHSSVVLSNATPYKTFMELVPQDFLPSDFLHAIKNSDYSSGTTKINVAVDRLPQFQCCKSSNPEVGPQHTASIRIGTESMGEIDTACQEAWNGLPSRRPVMEMTIPSSLDNTISPPGKHVVSLFTQYTPYKPSDGSWEDPKYRESYARRCFNLIDEYAPGFSSSVIGYDMLAPPDLEREIGLTGGNVFHGAMGLDSLFLMRPVKGWSGNRTPVRGLYMCGSGSHPGGGVMGAPGRNAAHIVLEDVQKRSH, encoded by the exons ATGTTGTGGCGAAGAGCCTTCAGCACCACCGCCGCCAAGCGCCACCTCACGGCCAAGAAATGGGATGCGCTGATCATCGGCGCCGGCCACAACGGCTTGGTCGCCTCGGCTTACCTGGCCCGAGCCGGCCTCTCCGTCGCTGTCCTCGAGCGCCGCCACGTCATCGGCGGCGCCGCCGTCACTGAGGAGATCATCCCCGGCTTCAAGTTCACTCGCTGCAGCTACCTCTACGGCCTCTTCCGCCCCTCCATCGCCAG GGAACTGGAATTGACGAGACATGGATTGAAGCTGTTGAAGCCTTTGGCTTCATCGTTCACACCATGTCTTGATGGGCGTTATCTGCTCTTGGGCCTCAACCAGGAACAAGACCACTTGGAAATTTCGAAGTTCTCAAAACGAGACGCAGATGCTTATACAAG CTACGAAAATCAGCTGCATAGGTTCCAAAAATttgtggattttgttttggattcaCGTACCCCTGAAACTTTCCCCTGGGAACATTCCTCTATCTATGATGGCCTCCGGAATAAGTGGCACAAATCAGCTTTTTGGGCTCGTTGTCTGCAACAAGTTCTGTCTTTAGGCCAAAAAGATATGGT GGAATTTGTGGATCTTTTGTTGTCCCCAACTTCAAAGTATCTGAATAAGCGGTTTGAG TCGGATATACTCAAGGGAACACTTGCAGTAGAAGCTATCGTTGGAAGTATG GTAAGTATCCATAATTCTGGGAGTGGATACGTTCTGCTACATCATGTCATGGGTGAAGTTGATGGTGATCATAATATTTGGTC GCATGTTGAAGGCGGGATGGGTTCTGTATCATTGGCCATAAGTAATGCTGCGAAAGAAGCTGGGGTTCATATTGTTACCAATGCAGAG GTTTCACAAGTGATGATTGGAGACACAGGCATAGTGAATGGG GTATGCCTGGCTGATGGGACACAAGTGCATTCTTCAGTTGTTTTATCGAATGCAACTCCCTACAAGACTTTCATg GAGCTGGTGCCCCAAGATTTTCTTCCCAGCGACTTTCTTCATGCTATAAAGAACTCTGACTACAGCTCT ggaacaacaaaaattaatgttGCTGTTGATAGATTGCCTCAGTTCCAATGTTGCAAATCGAGTAATCCAGAAGTGGGTCCTCAGCATACAGCTAGTATTCGCATTGGTACTGAGAG TATGGGGGAAATTGATACAGCTTGTCAGGAGGCTTGGAATGGCTTACCATCAAGGAGACCTGTTATGGAAATGACAATTCCTTCTTCATTGGATAACACTATATCTCCTCCTG GTAAGCATGTGGTTAGCTTGTTTACACAATACACACCCTACAAACCCTCAGATGGTAGCTGGGAAGATCCTAAATACAGA GAATCATATGCACGCAGATGTTTTAACTTGATTGATGAATATGCCCCTGGGTTCAGTTCATCAGTCATTGGCTATGACATGTTGGCACCACCTGATCTAGAAAGGGAAATTGGTCTTACAG GGGGTAATGTTTTTCATGGTGCTATGGGTCTAGATTCACTTTTCCTGATGCGACCTGTTAAAGGATG GTCTGGCAATCGAACACCGGTGAGAGGACTGTATATGTGCGGGAGTGGATCCCATCCGGGAGGCGGTGTGATGGGAGCTCCTGGGCGTAATGCTGCACACATTGTTCTTGAGGATGTTCAGAAGCGATCTCATTAG
- the LOC18770653 gene encoding pyridine nucleotide-disulfide oxidoreductase domain-containing protein 2 isoform X1, producing MLWRRAFSTTAAKRHLTAKKWDALIIGAGHNGLVASAYLARAGLSVAVLERRHVIGGAAVTEEIIPGFKFTRCSYLYGLFRPSIARELELTRHGLKLLKPLASSFTPCLDGRYLLLGLNQEQDHLEISKFSKRDADAYTSYENQLHRFQKFVDFVLDSRTPETFPWEHSSIYDGLRNKWHKSAFWARCLQQVLSLGQKDMVEFVDLLLSPTSKYLNKRFEVAFELFICGFHSDILKGTLAVEAIVGSMVSIHNSGSGYVLLHHVMGEVDGDHNIWSHVEGGMGSVSLAISNAAKEAGVHIVTNAEVSQVMIGDTGIVNGVCLADGTQVHSSVVLSNATPYKTFMELVPQDFLPSDFLHAIKNSDYSSGTTKINVAVDRLPQFQCCKSSNPEVGPQHTASIRIGTESMGEIDTACQEAWNGLPSRRPVMEMTIPSSLDNTISPPGKHVVSLFTQYTPYKPSDGSWEDPKYRESYARRCFNLIDEYAPGFSSSVIGYDMLAPPDLEREIGLTGGNVFHGAMGLDSLFLMRPVKGWSGNRTPVRGLYMCGSGSHPGGGVMGAPGRNAAHIVLEDVQKRSH from the exons ATGTTGTGGCGAAGAGCCTTCAGCACCACCGCCGCCAAGCGCCACCTCACGGCCAAGAAATGGGATGCGCTGATCATCGGCGCCGGCCACAACGGCTTGGTCGCCTCGGCTTACCTGGCCCGAGCCGGCCTCTCCGTCGCTGTCCTCGAGCGCCGCCACGTCATCGGCGGCGCCGCCGTCACTGAGGAGATCATCCCCGGCTTCAAGTTCACTCGCTGCAGCTACCTCTACGGCCTCTTCCGCCCCTCCATCGCCAG GGAACTGGAATTGACGAGACATGGATTGAAGCTGTTGAAGCCTTTGGCTTCATCGTTCACACCATGTCTTGATGGGCGTTATCTGCTCTTGGGCCTCAACCAGGAACAAGACCACTTGGAAATTTCGAAGTTCTCAAAACGAGACGCAGATGCTTATACAAG CTACGAAAATCAGCTGCATAGGTTCCAAAAATttgtggattttgttttggattcaCGTACCCCTGAAACTTTCCCCTGGGAACATTCCTCTATCTATGATGGCCTCCGGAATAAGTGGCACAAATCAGCTTTTTGGGCTCGTTGTCTGCAACAAGTTCTGTCTTTAGGCCAAAAAGATATGGT GGAATTTGTGGATCTTTTGTTGTCCCCAACTTCAAAGTATCTGAATAAGCGGTTTGAGGTTGCCTTTGAGCTGTTCATTTGTGGTTTTCAT TCGGATATACTCAAGGGAACACTTGCAGTAGAAGCTATCGTTGGAAGTATG GTAAGTATCCATAATTCTGGGAGTGGATACGTTCTGCTACATCATGTCATGGGTGAAGTTGATGGTGATCATAATATTTGGTC GCATGTTGAAGGCGGGATGGGTTCTGTATCATTGGCCATAAGTAATGCTGCGAAAGAAGCTGGGGTTCATATTGTTACCAATGCAGAG GTTTCACAAGTGATGATTGGAGACACAGGCATAGTGAATGGG GTATGCCTGGCTGATGGGACACAAGTGCATTCTTCAGTTGTTTTATCGAATGCAACTCCCTACAAGACTTTCATg GAGCTGGTGCCCCAAGATTTTCTTCCCAGCGACTTTCTTCATGCTATAAAGAACTCTGACTACAGCTCT ggaacaacaaaaattaatgttGCTGTTGATAGATTGCCTCAGTTCCAATGTTGCAAATCGAGTAATCCAGAAGTGGGTCCTCAGCATACAGCTAGTATTCGCATTGGTACTGAGAG TATGGGGGAAATTGATACAGCTTGTCAGGAGGCTTGGAATGGCTTACCATCAAGGAGACCTGTTATGGAAATGACAATTCCTTCTTCATTGGATAACACTATATCTCCTCCTG GTAAGCATGTGGTTAGCTTGTTTACACAATACACACCCTACAAACCCTCAGATGGTAGCTGGGAAGATCCTAAATACAGA GAATCATATGCACGCAGATGTTTTAACTTGATTGATGAATATGCCCCTGGGTTCAGTTCATCAGTCATTGGCTATGACATGTTGGCACCACCTGATCTAGAAAGGGAAATTGGTCTTACAG GGGGTAATGTTTTTCATGGTGCTATGGGTCTAGATTCACTTTTCCTGATGCGACCTGTTAAAGGATG GTCTGGCAATCGAACACCGGTGAGAGGACTGTATATGTGCGGGAGTGGATCCCATCCGGGAGGCGGTGTGATGGGAGCTCCTGGGCGTAATGCTGCACACATTGTTCTTGAGGATGTTCAGAAGCGATCTCATTAG
- the LOC18771223 gene encoding protein RADIALIS-like 3, with the protein MSKLSSPQTSLTWTAKQNKLFENALATYDEETPDRWHKIARIVGGTTEEEVKRQYEILLSDIKRIESGKVPLPKYRKVGTSNISNEEKRLKILKL; encoded by the exons ATGAGCAAGCTTTCTTCCCCGCAAACCAGTTTGACTTGGACagccaaacaaaacaaattgttCGAAAACGCTCTGGCAACATATGATGAGGAAACCCCTGATCGTTGGCACAAGATAGCCAGGATTGTTGGAGGGACGACTGAAGAGGAAGTGAAGAGGCAGTATGAGATCCTTCTATCAGACATCAAGCGCATTGAGTCAGGCAAAGTTCCCCTTCCTAAGTATCGGAAAGTTGGAACAAGTAACATCAGCAATGAAGAAAAGAG GCTGAAGATCCTAAAGCTCTAA
- the LOC18771842 gene encoding uncharacterized protein LOC18771842 gives MAASAPLPPSRQFLLPPFCFPAQLLRNDDDVLVLQSKSKATMGSCRKKNFGSGSFVSNLRDHIHEFIHASMDEHRTCMKETVRKMFERAKLYREKSGGGPKEGETRLPLQTTTD, from the exons ATGGCCGCATCGGCGCCTTTACCTCCTTCCCGTCAGTTTCTTTTACCTCCATTTTGTTTTCCTGCTCAGCTCCTCAGGAACGACGACGACGTTTTAGTATTACAAAGTAAATCAAAGGCGACTATGGGTTCTTGTAGAaagaagaattttgggagTGGCAGCTTTGTGTCGAATTTGAGGGATCACATTCATGAATTTATTCATGCCTCAATGGATGAACACAGAACTTGCATGAAAGAGACAGTGCGGAAG ATGTTTGAAAGGGCAAAACtttacagagaaaagagtGGCGGTGGCCCAAAGGAAGGAGAAACACGACTGCCTTTGCAAACAACTACAGATTAG
- the LOC18769081 gene encoding maf-like protein DDB_G0281937 isoform X1, which yields MSFQIILGSASMARRKILAEMGYEFTILTADIDEKSIRMDKPEELVMVLAEAKADAIISRLQSTSQPDEDAHATLLITADTVKKHQRLFFLLVNFRIIREKPSSKEEAWNFIKGYSGGQAAVIGSVFVTNLKTGKRKGGCCRAEVYFHVIPEEIIDSLIEEGITLDVAGGLMLEHPLISPFVEAVVGTTDTVMGLPKEFTEKLIHEALQLP from the exons ATGTCATTTCAG ATAATATTGGGTTCGGCTTCAATGGCACGACGGAAAATACTAGCGGAGATGGGATATGAATTCACAATCCTG ACTGCAGACATAGACGAAAAAAGTATACGGATGGATAAGCCTGAGGAATTGGTGATGGTTCTAGCTGAGGCCAAA gCAGATGCCATAATTTCAAGGCTTCAAAGTACAAGTCAGCCGGATGAAGATGCTCATGCAACACTGTTGATTACTGCGGACACA GTGAAAAAGCATCAGAggctgttttttcttttagtgaaTTTTA GGAtaataagggaaaaaccaTCCAGCAAGGAAGAAGCATGGAATTTTATCAAAG GCTATTCTGGCGGCCAAGCAGCAGTTATAGGATCTGTATTTGTGACCAACCTTAaaacaggaaaaagaaaaggaggatGTTGCAGAGCGGAG GTTTATTTTCATGTCATACCAGAGGAGATTATTGATAGCCTG ATAGAGGAGGGAATTACACTCGATGTCGCGGGGGGTTTGATGCTGGAACATCCGCTGATATCTCCTTTTGTAGAAGCAGTG GTAGGGACGACTGACACAGTGATGGGGCTACCTAAAGAATTCACAGAAAAACTCATTCATGAAGCACTCCAACTGCCGTAG
- the LOC18769081 gene encoding maf-like protein DDB_G0281937 isoform X2 — MSFQIILGSASMARRKILAEMGYEFTILTADIDEKSIRMDKPEELVMVLAEAKADAIISRLQSTSQPDEDAHATLLITADTVVVYEGIIREKPSSKEEAWNFIKGYSGGQAAVIGSVFVTNLKTGKRKGGCCRAEVYFHVIPEEIIDSLIEEGITLDVAGGLMLEHPLISPFVEAVVGTTDTVMGLPKEFTEKLIHEALQLP, encoded by the exons ATGTCATTTCAG ATAATATTGGGTTCGGCTTCAATGGCACGACGGAAAATACTAGCGGAGATGGGATATGAATTCACAATCCTG ACTGCAGACATAGACGAAAAAAGTATACGGATGGATAAGCCTGAGGAATTGGTGATGGTTCTAGCTGAGGCCAAA gCAGATGCCATAATTTCAAGGCTTCAAAGTACAAGTCAGCCGGATGAAGATGCTCATGCAACACTGTTGATTACTGCGGACACA GTGGTGGTGTATGAAGGGAtaataagggaaaaaccaTCCAGCAAGGAAGAAGCATGGAATTTTATCAAAG GCTATTCTGGCGGCCAAGCAGCAGTTATAGGATCTGTATTTGTGACCAACCTTAaaacaggaaaaagaaaaggaggatGTTGCAGAGCGGAG GTTTATTTTCATGTCATACCAGAGGAGATTATTGATAGCCTG ATAGAGGAGGGAATTACACTCGATGTCGCGGGGGGTTTGATGCTGGAACATCCGCTGATATCTCCTTTTGTAGAAGCAGTG GTAGGGACGACTGACACAGTGATGGGGCTACCTAAAGAATTCACAGAAAAACTCATTCATGAAGCACTCCAACTGCCGTAG
- the LOC18769081 gene encoding maf-like protein DDB_G0281937 isoform X3, which produces MSFQIILGSASMARRKILAEMGYEFTILTADIDEKSIRMDKPEELVMVLAEAKADAIISRLQSTSQPDEDAHATLLITADTVKKHQRLFFLLVNFRIIREKPSSKEEAWNFIKGYSGGQAAVIGSVFVTNLKTGKRKGGCCRAEVYFHVIPEEIIDSLRRELHSMSRGV; this is translated from the exons ATGTCATTTCAG ATAATATTGGGTTCGGCTTCAATGGCACGACGGAAAATACTAGCGGAGATGGGATATGAATTCACAATCCTG ACTGCAGACATAGACGAAAAAAGTATACGGATGGATAAGCCTGAGGAATTGGTGATGGTTCTAGCTGAGGCCAAA gCAGATGCCATAATTTCAAGGCTTCAAAGTACAAGTCAGCCGGATGAAGATGCTCATGCAACACTGTTGATTACTGCGGACACA GTGAAAAAGCATCAGAggctgttttttcttttagtgaaTTTTA GGAtaataagggaaaaaccaTCCAGCAAGGAAGAAGCATGGAATTTTATCAAAG GCTATTCTGGCGGCCAAGCAGCAGTTATAGGATCTGTATTTGTGACCAACCTTAaaacaggaaaaagaaaaggaggatGTTGCAGAGCGGAG GTTTATTTTCATGTCATACCAGAGGAGATTATTGATAGCCTG AGGAGGGAATTACACTCGATGTCGCGGGGGGTTTGA